One window from the genome of Microbacterium sulfonylureivorans encodes:
- a CDS encoding DUF4166 domain-containing protein gives MTVEGQEPATGATPPSVGAQSVEPRHSVYQQALGAEFHLLDPNLQKYFGPIPHGWVGSGSGLYAVAGSRHRVLRPVLALMAWRHILFPELEQDVPFAITNRPCGDGSLSAVRTFEFARRTRVMEDTMTVENGQLRDRLGKRRGLEVGLQLAVVSGGLRMTSTSLALRVGRLRIPLPRVAALTLNERTNPTDPTRQDVDVRISTPFLHEVFRYAGTFAYQLHATGGVLVAERKGESGDGA, from the coding sequence GTGACGGTCGAGGGGCAGGAGCCGGCGACGGGCGCGACGCCCCCCAGCGTCGGTGCCCAATCCGTCGAGCCCCGTCACTCTGTCTACCAGCAGGCACTGGGTGCGGAGTTTCACCTCCTCGATCCGAACCTGCAGAAGTACTTCGGTCCGATCCCTCACGGATGGGTTGGAAGCGGATCCGGCCTCTATGCGGTCGCAGGATCCCGACACCGAGTGCTTCGCCCCGTGCTCGCGCTGATGGCCTGGCGCCACATCCTCTTTCCCGAACTCGAACAAGACGTCCCCTTCGCCATCACGAACAGACCCTGCGGGGACGGCAGCCTCAGCGCCGTGCGCACCTTCGAATTCGCCCGCCGGACCCGGGTTATGGAAGACACCATGACGGTCGAGAACGGTCAACTTCGTGACCGCCTGGGTAAGCGACGCGGACTCGAGGTCGGCCTTCAACTAGCCGTTGTCTCCGGCGGGCTGCGCATGACGTCCACGAGCCTCGCTCTGCGCGTCGGTCGCCTGCGCATCCCGCTCCCGCGCGTCGCCGCTCTGACCTTGAACGAACGAACCAACCCCACCGACCCCACGCGACAAGACGTCGACGTGCGCATCAGCACACCATTCCTTCACGAAGTGTTCCGATACGCCGGCACGTTCGCCTACCAACTCCACGCCACCGGTGGCGTCCTCGTCGCTGAACGGAAGGGTGAATCTGGAGACGGCGCCTGA
- a CDS encoding zinc-ribbon domain-containing protein, with protein sequence MVERVELWWARRRFSRGAEVPYAVGTYREAWAPYPALIRQYHPELNAGIVLTQIPPAADVLLLWQCEAGHTFVATPSEQRSRPGRERRRSAWCPDCSVLAKPPPIRRAGERMPRPPKQSRPLCPKTPELPKGEPFASECAPRPASAVEARLRADVFARLAVTPGLNAVRVARPFFDHLEVWPDILLPELRVAIEYDSTGRHGLEHVGRREDADRRKDRALRAVGWEVLRIRTGRLEPLGPYDLQLSSVGARSLGRIVDVLRDIRGPLLVDAYLT encoded by the coding sequence ATGGTGGAGAGAGTCGAGCTCTGGTGGGCGCGGCGGCGGTTCTCGCGCGGCGCCGAGGTGCCGTACGCCGTCGGCACGTACCGCGAGGCGTGGGCGCCCTACCCCGCGCTCATTCGTCAGTATCACCCCGAGCTCAACGCCGGGATCGTGCTCACGCAGATCCCACCGGCTGCGGACGTGCTGCTGCTGTGGCAGTGCGAGGCAGGTCATACGTTCGTGGCAACGCCCTCCGAGCAGCGCAGCAGGCCGGGGCGCGAGCGGCGGCGGTCGGCGTGGTGCCCGGATTGCTCGGTGCTCGCGAAGCCGCCGCCGATCCGGAGGGCAGGGGAGCGGATGCCGCGGCCGCCGAAGCAGTCCCGCCCGCTGTGCCCGAAGACGCCCGAACTGCCGAAGGGCGAGCCGTTCGCGAGCGAGTGCGCCCCGCGACCCGCCTCGGCCGTCGAGGCGCGGCTGCGTGCCGACGTGTTCGCCCGGCTCGCCGTCACGCCCGGTCTCAACGCCGTGCGCGTCGCACGCCCGTTCTTCGATCACCTCGAGGTCTGGCCCGACATCCTGCTTCCCGAGCTGCGCGTGGCGATCGAGTACGACAGCACGGGCCGTCACGGACTCGAGCACGTCGGTCGGCGCGAGGACGCCGACCGGCGCAAGGACCGCGCGCTCCGGGCCGTCGGCTGGGAGGTGCTGCGGATCCGGACAGGCAGGCTCGAGCCGCTGGGTCCGTACGACCTGCAGCTCTCCTCCGTCGGCGCGCGGAGCCTGGGGCGGATCGTCGACGTGCTGCGCGACATCCGCGGTCCGCTGCTCGTCGACGCGTACCTGACGTGA
- a CDS encoding substrate-binding domain-containing protein — translation MRVTKKLLLGSVVATAALVLAACAPSTEPGGESTGDGSGPSEVTVGIVTSESGPLAGYGKQYLDAFKAGLDYVTDGTGEIDGTTINVEYKDDAGDPDKAVTVVKELIGEGVNIIAGTAASGVALAVAEQAEQNKVLYISGPAAADALTGINDYTFRSGRQSAQDVATAGTFLDDIDGKKITVFAQDNAFGQGNVAAVDAILGAQGATVTPVLVAEDATEFTPFAQQILAGEPDLVFVAWAGATSGAMWQALSQQGVLDEIPVVTGLGDSATFGAYGEASEKISFLNHYFPGAPDNEVNTAMVEAIEGAGGTPDLFSPDGFNAAIMIAHAIAEGDGEVDAMVSALEGFEFEGPKGAMTVRESDHALIQEMYQVKLVADGDAFVPELVDTVSADDVAPAEAE, via the coding sequence ATGCGGGTTACGAAGAAGCTGCTCCTGGGGTCCGTGGTCGCCACGGCCGCACTCGTCCTGGCCGCCTGCGCTCCGTCGACGGAGCCCGGCGGCGAGTCGACCGGCGACGGCAGCGGTCCGTCCGAAGTGACGGTCGGCATCGTCACGAGCGAGTCCGGCCCGCTCGCCGGCTACGGCAAGCAGTACCTCGACGCGTTCAAGGCCGGTCTCGACTATGTCACCGACGGCACCGGCGAGATCGACGGCACCACCATCAACGTCGAGTACAAGGACGACGCCGGCGACCCCGACAAGGCGGTCACGGTCGTCAAGGAGCTCATCGGCGAAGGCGTGAACATCATCGCCGGCACGGCGGCTTCGGGCGTCGCGCTCGCCGTCGCCGAGCAGGCCGAGCAGAACAAGGTGCTCTACATCTCGGGTCCGGCGGCCGCCGACGCGCTCACCGGAATCAACGACTACACGTTCCGCTCCGGACGCCAGAGCGCGCAGGACGTCGCCACCGCGGGAACCTTCCTCGACGACATCGACGGCAAGAAGATCACCGTCTTCGCCCAGGACAACGCGTTCGGCCAGGGCAACGTCGCCGCGGTCGACGCGATCCTCGGAGCACAGGGCGCGACCGTGACCCCGGTGCTCGTCGCCGAGGACGCGACCGAGTTCACGCCCTTCGCGCAGCAGATCCTCGCGGGCGAGCCCGACCTCGTGTTCGTCGCGTGGGCGGGCGCGACCTCCGGTGCGATGTGGCAGGCGCTCAGCCAGCAGGGCGTGCTCGACGAGATCCCGGTCGTCACCGGGCTCGGCGACTCCGCGACCTTCGGCGCGTACGGCGAGGCATCCGAGAAGATCAGCTTCCTCAACCACTACTTCCCGGGCGCTCCCGACAACGAGGTGAACACCGCGATGGTCGAGGCGATCGAGGGCGCCGGCGGCACGCCGGACCTGTTCAGCCCCGACGGCTTCAACGCCGCGATCATGATCGCCCACGCGATCGCCGAGGGCGACGGAGAGGTCGACGCGATGGTGTCGGCGCTCGAGGGCTTCGAGTTCGAAGGCCCCAAGGGCGCCATGACCGTGCGTGAGAGCGACCACGCGCTCATTCAGGAGATGTACCAGGTCAAGCTCGTCGCCGACGGCGACGCGTTCGTGCCCGAGCTCGTCGACACGGTCTCGGCCGACGACGTCGCCCCGGCCGAAGCCGAATAG
- a CDS encoding ABC transporter ATP-binding protein, with product MSTPVPSASPTAPAAPRRGSHLKIEGLGLQIGGATILKDVELDVAAGSLVGVIGPNGAGKTTLFNVVSGLMKPTAGRVLLDDDDITTASVPARARAGLGRTFQTSSLFPRLSVLENVRLAAQVSLGGSASLLRFPRRSDAATEVAIAKLEAVGLGHKRDFAAGDISHGDKRKLEIAVLLATETSIVLLDEPMAGVGSGDVDGLVGNIRDLHREKGCTVLMVEHHIDVLMGLVDKVAVMYFGTIIAYDTPQNVMENPLVQSAYLGTGAA from the coding sequence ATGAGCACCCCTGTCCCGTCCGCGTCGCCGACGGCGCCCGCTGCGCCCCGTCGCGGCTCGCACCTGAAGATCGAGGGCCTCGGCCTGCAGATCGGCGGCGCGACGATCCTGAAGGATGTCGAGCTCGACGTCGCCGCGGGCTCGCTCGTGGGCGTCATCGGACCGAACGGAGCCGGCAAGACCACGCTGTTCAACGTGGTCTCCGGCCTCATGAAGCCCACCGCCGGCCGGGTGCTCCTGGACGACGACGACATCACGACGGCGTCCGTGCCCGCCCGGGCGCGGGCGGGACTGGGGCGCACCTTCCAGACCTCGAGCCTCTTCCCGCGGCTGTCCGTGCTCGAGAACGTGCGGCTGGCCGCCCAGGTGTCGCTGGGCGGCTCGGCGTCGCTGCTGCGCTTCCCGCGACGATCGGATGCCGCGACCGAGGTCGCGATCGCCAAGCTCGAGGCCGTGGGGCTCGGCCACAAGCGCGACTTCGCGGCGGGCGACATCTCCCACGGCGACAAGCGCAAGCTCGAGATCGCAGTGCTTCTGGCCACCGAGACGAGCATCGTGCTGCTCGACGAGCCCATGGCCGGAGTCGGCTCGGGCGACGTCGACGGGCTGGTCGGCAACATCCGCGACCTGCACCGCGAGAAGGGCTGCACCGTCCTCATGGTCGAGCACCACATCGACGTGCTCATGGGGCTGGTCGACAAGGTCGCGGTGATGTACTTCGGCACGATCATCGCGTACGACACCCCGCAGAACGTGATGGAGAACCCCCTCGTGCAGAGCGCATACCTCGGGACGGGGGCGGCGTGA
- a CDS encoding ABC transporter ATP-binding protein has translation MSGAESVAAEPILTVKGLRCSIGGQQVVEDVTFEMPATGITAVLGRNGVGKTSTLRGILGLIQRRGEVRLAGERIDGLATHRIVRRGVGYVPEDREIFSKLTVAENLALAERQRAPRREFVAELFPDLVARRDQLAGTLSGGQQQMVSVARALINDNRLLLVDEPTKGLAPKIVTEVADALEEAGRTVPILLVEQNLEVVRRLADTAIVIGGGRVVHTGRAREILDDDELTRRLLGVHTEAHA, from the coding sequence GTGAGCGGCGCCGAGTCGGTCGCGGCCGAGCCCATCCTCACGGTGAAGGGACTCCGCTGCTCGATCGGCGGGCAGCAGGTCGTCGAGGACGTCACGTTCGAGATGCCCGCGACCGGCATCACCGCCGTCCTCGGTCGCAACGGCGTGGGCAAGACCTCGACGCTCCGCGGCATCCTGGGTCTCATCCAGCGCCGTGGCGAGGTGCGGCTCGCGGGCGAGCGCATCGACGGCCTGGCGACCCACCGGATCGTGCGCCGGGGCGTCGGGTATGTGCCCGAGGATCGCGAGATCTTCTCGAAGCTGACGGTGGCCGAGAACCTGGCGCTCGCCGAGCGCCAGCGCGCCCCTCGCCGCGAGTTCGTCGCCGAGCTCTTCCCCGACCTCGTCGCCCGCCGCGACCAGCTCGCCGGCACCCTGTCCGGCGGACAGCAGCAGATGGTCTCGGTCGCGCGCGCCCTCATCAACGACAACCGGCTGCTCCTCGTCGACGAGCCGACCAAGGGACTCGCCCCGAAGATCGTCACCGAGGTCGCCGACGCCCTCGAGGAAGCGGGCAGGACCGTGCCCATCCTGCTCGTCGAGCAGAACCTCGAGGTCGTGCGCCGGCTCGCCGACACGGCGATCGTGATCGGCGGGGGCCGCGTCGTCCACACGGGCAGGGCCCGCGAGATCCTGGACGACGACGAGCTCACCCGCCGCCTGCTCGGAGTGCATACGGAGGCCCACGCGTGA
- a CDS encoding branched-chain amino acid ABC transporter permease — protein MSTLVLTLITGVGLGALYFLVASGLSLIYGLMHVLNFAHGAFLTLSAFIGWMVAQALGTASWGSFLLSVLVGAGVGAAFATLTELVLIRPLYERHIEQVLVTVGLSFAAVALFEGIWGTDPIHITGPPWLTQTTEVLGARIPNTYWVLMIAAVLVLAALVLFLKRTRYGMIIRAGVENRSMVTALGIDVRRSFTLVFAIGGAAAGIGGVLAMHYSTFVSAHLGATLLIFAFIVTVVGGLGSLTGAAVASVLVAVLQQFANFYLGGTGDFIVVILLAVVLLVRPAGLLGKKA, from the coding sequence GTGAGCACCCTCGTCCTCACCCTCATCACCGGCGTCGGCCTCGGCGCCCTGTACTTCCTCGTCGCGAGCGGCCTCAGTCTCATCTACGGACTCATGCACGTGCTGAACTTCGCCCACGGCGCGTTCCTCACGCTGAGTGCGTTCATCGGATGGATGGTCGCGCAGGCGCTCGGCACCGCGTCGTGGGGCTCGTTCCTGCTGTCCGTGCTCGTCGGCGCAGGCGTCGGCGCGGCGTTCGCCACCCTCACCGAGCTGGTCCTGATCCGGCCCCTCTACGAGCGGCACATCGAGCAGGTGCTCGTGACCGTCGGACTGTCGTTCGCCGCCGTCGCCCTGTTCGAGGGGATCTGGGGGACCGATCCGATCCACATCACCGGTCCGCCGTGGCTCACGCAGACGACGGAGGTGCTCGGCGCCCGCATCCCGAACACCTACTGGGTCCTGATGATCGCGGCGGTGCTGGTGCTTGCGGCCCTGGTGCTGTTCCTCAAGCGCACGCGCTACGGCATGATCATCCGGGCCGGCGTCGAGAACCGCTCGATGGTCACCGCGCTCGGCATCGACGTGCGCCGATCCTTCACCCTGGTCTTCGCGATCGGCGGGGCCGCGGCAGGAATCGGGGGAGTGCTCGCGATGCACTACTCGACGTTCGTCTCGGCCCACCTCGGCGCGACGCTCCTCATCTTCGCGTTCATCGTCACCGTGGTCGGCGGCCTCGGATCGCTCACGGGGGCGGCCGTGGCATCCGTCCTCGTCGCGGTGCTGCAGCAGTTCGCGAACTTCTATCTCGGCGGAACCGGCGACTTCATCGTCGTGATCCTCCTCGCCGTCGTGCTCCTCGTGCGCCCGGCCGGACTCCTGGGGAAGAAGGCATGA
- a CDS encoding branched-chain amino acid ABC transporter permease, translated as MTGSSTSSLGIRRLVPVIVGAGLIVFMAVLPLLNLSLPGILPTPTYMPGTLALLSLCMVFAALALSYNLLLGSGGMLSFGHALYFGAGAYGLGIALEHFGVPLWPGIFIALIGGMVIALVTGAVSMRVSGIPFAMVTLAFAQAGSVLVRRNSQITGGEEGLTLDTDQVPDVLVGVVNTRNLYWFALAVLVVVYLVTLWVDTSRLGHLARATRENEQRVRVLGLRPYTVKLVVFVIAAVLASLAGVAYMLLQSGTVPRAVSADLTITILVMVVLGGVGFRWGAIVGGVLYTLLDQRLTVLAGSDAIAGLPDVLRVPLSEPLFILGVLFILVVMFLPGGIAGTIDAAFRRRRGEKVRGSLRTLDDDAAEAETPVEVRA; from the coding sequence ATGACCGGCTCCTCGACCTCGTCGCTCGGCATCCGCCGACTCGTCCCTGTCATCGTCGGTGCCGGGCTCATCGTCTTCATGGCGGTGCTTCCGCTGCTGAACCTGTCGCTGCCCGGCATCCTTCCGACGCCCACCTACATGCCCGGCACCCTCGCGCTGCTGTCGCTGTGCATGGTGTTCGCCGCGCTCGCGCTGTCGTACAACCTGCTGCTCGGATCGGGCGGGATGCTGTCCTTCGGCCACGCCCTGTACTTCGGCGCCGGCGCGTACGGCCTCGGCATCGCGCTCGAGCACTTCGGCGTTCCGCTGTGGCCCGGGATCTTCATCGCGCTGATCGGCGGCATGGTGATCGCCCTCGTCACCGGCGCCGTGTCGATGCGCGTCTCGGGGATCCCGTTCGCGATGGTGACGCTCGCGTTCGCCCAGGCGGGGTCGGTGCTCGTCCGCCGCAACTCGCAGATCACGGGCGGCGAGGAAGGGCTGACCCTCGACACCGACCAGGTCCCCGACGTCCTCGTCGGAGTGGTCAATACGCGGAACCTGTACTGGTTCGCGCTCGCAGTGCTCGTGGTCGTGTACCTCGTGACGCTGTGGGTCGACACGTCGCGCCTCGGCCACCTCGCCCGTGCCACGCGCGAGAACGAGCAGCGCGTCCGCGTGCTCGGCCTGCGGCCCTACACCGTCAAGCTCGTCGTGTTCGTCATCGCCGCGGTGCTCGCGAGCCTCGCCGGAGTGGCCTACATGCTGCTTCAGTCGGGCACGGTGCCGCGGGCCGTGTCGGCAGATCTCACGATCACGATCCTCGTGATGGTCGTCCTCGGTGGCGTCGGCTTCCGGTGGGGTGCCATCGTTGGCGGTGTGCTGTACACGCTGCTCGACCAGCGGTTGACGGTCCTCGCCGGCTCGGACGCCATCGCGGGCCTCCCCGACGTGCTGCGCGTTCCCCTCTCGGAGCCGCTGTTCATCCTCGGCGTGCTGTTCATCCTCGTCGTGATGTTCCTCCCCGGCGGGATCGCCGGGACCATCGACGCCGCCTTCCGCCGCCGTCGCGGCGAGAAGGTCCGGGGGTCGCTGCGCACGCTCGACGACGACGCCGCCGAGGCGGAGACGCCCGTGGAGGTGCGCGCATGA